The Gammaproteobacteria bacterium DNA window ACGTCGAGACGGTCGCCGCCTTCACGCGCTGATGCCTCGCCGTCCGAGGAGGTCTGGGATCGGCGTATAGTCACGTCTCATGCATATTGACGCTCTGATCCTTGCCGCCGGTCCTTCGACGAGGATGGGTGAACCGAAGCAGCTCCTCGACTGGGGAGGGCCGACGCTCCTCGAGCACGTGGTTGCGATGGTCTCGAGTTTCCCGATCGATGAGACGTGGGTGGTGCTTGGTTCGGGGATTGAGGACATCCTCGAGCGTGTCGAGTTCGGCGATGCAGGAATCGTCCAGAACCTCGAATGGCAGGAGGGGATAGCGTCGTCGTTGAGGGTGGGGCTGGATGCGATCACACGCGAAGCCAAAGCGGACGCCGTATTGATCGTGCTGGGGGACC harbors:
- a CDS encoding NTP transferase domain-containing protein is translated as MHIDALILAAGPSTRMGEPKQLLDWGGPTLLEHVVAMVSSFPIDETWVVLGSGIEDILERVEFGDAGIVQNLEWQEGIASSLRVGLDAITREAKADAVLIVLGDQPEVDPEVVRQLIDRYEETGAWAVIPKYRYQRGNPVLIDRALWPRLMSLEGDHGARTLLQAHPEWVEEVWFSSTTPRDVDTVQDVEDLHPDRHG